The following proteins are co-located in the Heliorestis convoluta genome:
- a CDS encoding alpha/beta-type small acid-soluble spore protein: MPNRNKAVFPGAQSALDRFKYEVASEIGLSNKIQTQGWENMTTREVGAIGGFMTKKMVQLAEQQLAQNNGVSSQLARSAGADASQGAAQESGR; this comes from the coding sequence ATGCCTAATCGTAACAAAGCCGTTTTCCCTGGAGCCCAATCTGCTTTGGATCGCTTCAAGTACGAAGTTGCTTCTGAAATCGGCTTGTCTAACAAGATCCAAACCCAGGGCTGGGAAAACATGACTACCCGCGAAGTTGGCGCCATCGGTGGTTTTATGACCAAGAAGATGGTTCAACTGGCAGAACAACAATTGGCTCAAAACAACGGTGTATCGAGTCAACTCGCTCGTTCTGCTGGTGCCGATGCTAGCCAGGGAGCAGCACAAGAATCAGGCCGATAA
- a CDS encoding TraR/DksA C4-type zinc finger protein, which yields MHSQPSIDHEAQWDRLEEMEKENERMLHHLTEDALGESLGESIQELSTYDNHPADIATELYEREKDLGTRDRLSRELDEIVEAKKRITEGIYGICEDCGETINTERMEAMPTATLCIRCQREEESLHPDRHPRPIEEDAPPYPWGGQSDHLYSIGEHGADHDGKDPVMYDGEDTWQEVAAYGSSDSPSDIEFTPEYPNIYPDHGERIGGSEAIEMIPVEKDKDGTFYQDMDGFDDEIGPRPL from the coding sequence ATGCATTCTCAACCATCGATTGATCATGAAGCGCAATGGGACAGACTAGAAGAGATGGAGAAAGAGAACGAGCGGATGCTTCACCATCTAACAGAAGATGCGCTGGGCGAATCACTTGGTGAATCGATACAAGAACTGAGCACCTATGACAATCATCCGGCCGATATTGCTACGGAACTCTATGAGCGTGAAAAAGATCTAGGAACACGAGATCGACTCAGTCGAGAACTTGATGAAATCGTTGAGGCGAAGAAGAGAATAACGGAAGGTATTTACGGAATTTGTGAAGATTGTGGAGAGACCATTAACACAGAAAGAATGGAAGCCATGCCTACGGCTACCCTATGTATTCGTTGTCAAAGAGAAGAAGAGTCCCTTCACCCAGACCGCCATCCAAGACCGATTGAAGAAGATGCACCGCCTTACCCCTGGGGAGGCCAGTCTGATCACCTCTATTCCATTGGTGAACATGGTGCGGATCACGATGGAAAGGATCCAGTTATGTACGATGGCGAAGATACCTGGCAAGAGGTGGCTGCCTACGGTTCTTCAGACTCTCCCAGTGATATCGAATTTACACCGGAATACCCCAACATCTATCCAGATCATGGTGAAAGAATCGGTGGCTCTGAAGCCATCGAGATGATTCCTGTAGAAAAAGACAAAGATGGCACCTTCTATCAAGACATGGATGGTTTCGATGATGAAATCGGGCCAAGACCTCTATAA
- the lspA gene encoding signal peptidase II, whose protein sequence is MLPQKISNRSFWSIVFVIVFIDQLTKWLVHQQMTLYQSIPLIPNIFHLTYIRNPGAAFGMLAYQKSFFIVITILILLVIFYFYRKIPPEQPIFRLGLALQGAGAIGNFIDRLKDGYVIDFFDFRLWPVFNIADIAISVGVLLLIYSILTMPDDEKQKT, encoded by the coding sequence GTGCTTCCCCAAAAGATATCGAATCGAAGCTTCTGGAGCATTGTTTTTGTTATCGTCTTTATCGATCAGCTCACAAAGTGGCTGGTACATCAACAGATGACGCTTTATCAGTCGATACCCTTAATCCCCAACATATTCCATCTTACCTATATCCGCAATCCTGGTGCAGCTTTTGGGATGTTAGCTTATCAGAAAAGCTTTTTCATTGTTATAACAATTCTTATTCTATTGGTTATTTTTTATTTCTATCGAAAAATACCACCAGAGCAACCTATTTTTCGACTTGGATTGGCTTTGCAAGGTGCTGGCGCCATCGGTAATTTTATTGACCGATTGAAAGACGGTTATGTAATCGATTTTTTTGACTTTCGACTTTGGCCTGTCTTTAATATTGCCGATATAGCCATTTCGGTAGGCGTTCTCTTGCTTATCTATAGCATTCTTACAATGCCAGACGATGAAAAGCAAAAAACATAA
- the pyrR gene encoding bifunctional pyr operon transcriptional regulator/uracil phosphoribosyltransferase PyrR: protein MSLPVKAHLMDSEGIRRAITRIAHEIVEKNQGVEELVFVGIRRRGVPLAQRLREKIADIEGLQIPLGALDITLYRDDLTTLHVQPLIHKTEVPFSIDGKIVVLVDDVLYTGRTVRAALDALMDIGRPQAIQLAVLIDRGHRELPIRADFVGKNVPTAKKENISVRLQEIDGDDVVSIQEISF, encoded by the coding sequence ATGTCTTTACCAGTGAAAGCTCATTTAATGGATTCAGAAGGAATTCGCCGTGCTATAACCCGTATTGCCCATGAGATTGTAGAAAAAAACCAGGGTGTAGAAGAACTTGTTTTTGTAGGAATTCGACGCCGTGGTGTGCCTCTGGCACAGCGTTTACGGGAAAAAATTGCTGATATTGAAGGCTTACAAATTCCGCTAGGTGCACTCGATATTACCCTCTATCGAGACGATCTTACGACTTTGCACGTACAGCCCCTGATCCACAAAACAGAGGTTCCGTTTTCTATCGACGGAAAAATCGTCGTTTTAGTTGATGATGTACTTTATACAGGTCGTACAGTAAGAGCTGCTTTAGATGCCTTGATGGACATAGGTCGACCTCAAGCCATTCAATTGGCTGTGTTAATCGATCGCGGTCATCGGGAGCTTCCAATTCGTGCTGATTTTGTTGGAAAAAATGTACCAACTGCGAAAAAAGAAAACATTTCTGTTCGTCTTCAAGAGATTGATGGAGATGATGTTGTTTCTATTCAGGAGATTTCTTTCTGA
- a CDS encoding dihydroorotase: MALYIKKGRVIDPANDVDRISDLKIENGQIVGHALALAEEATKDDVVIDAEGKLVIPGLIDLHCHLREPGGEAKETIATGTRAAARGGFTAVAAMANTTPVCDSQSGVEFLLKRSKETGLVRVYPIGAITKGLQGQELAEMADMASCGAIAFSDDGKTVARSDIMRRALQYSQMCERLIICHCEDDDLVHEGVMNEGYWSTLLGLKGIPTVAEDIIVARDIMLAEATGASIHIAHVSTAGAVEIIKQARARGVDVTGEVCPHHLALTDAAVEGFNSATKVNPPLRTEKDRQALKKGLRDGTLTILATDHAPHTTEEKAREYAYTPFGISGLETAWPIYWRELIEDKVLTVNEMVAALTVHPAARCNLPGGTLAVGAPADITIIDPQREETVTLDGWASQGKNTPFLGWKLRSWPIYTLVGGRIVMKNREIVDEL, from the coding sequence ATGGCTCTGTACATTAAAAAAGGTCGAGTGATTGACCCCGCCAATGATGTAGATAGAATCAGCGATCTAAAAATTGAAAATGGACAGATTGTAGGTCATGCTCTTGCTTTAGCAGAAGAGGCAACGAAAGACGATGTAGTCATCGATGCAGAAGGAAAGCTTGTTATTCCTGGATTAATCGATCTCCACTGTCATCTACGCGAACCGGGTGGTGAAGCGAAAGAAACGATTGCTACGGGAACTCGTGCAGCAGCGCGAGGCGGCTTTACCGCTGTTGCCGCCATGGCCAATACTACGCCTGTCTGTGATAGTCAAAGCGGAGTAGAATTTTTATTAAAACGCTCGAAAGAAACAGGCCTTGTCCGAGTTTATCCGATTGGTGCGATTACCAAGGGATTACAAGGACAAGAGTTGGCAGAAATGGCTGACATGGCCTCTTGCGGTGCTATCGCTTTTTCCGATGATGGCAAGACCGTTGCTCGCAGCGATATTATGCGCCGAGCTCTTCAGTATTCCCAGATGTGTGAGCGGTTGATCATTTGCCATTGTGAAGATGACGATCTCGTCCACGAAGGGGTAATGAATGAAGGCTACTGGTCTACCTTGCTAGGGCTTAAAGGCATACCTACTGTCGCCGAAGATATCATCGTGGCCCGCGATATTATGTTAGCAGAAGCTACCGGTGCATCGATTCATATTGCCCATGTGTCAACAGCCGGTGCTGTAGAAATCATCAAGCAGGCTAGAGCAAGAGGCGTTGATGTGACAGGTGAAGTTTGCCCTCATCATCTTGCCCTTACCGATGCAGCGGTGGAAGGATTCAACAGTGCTACGAAAGTTAATCCACCCTTGCGGACGGAAAAAGATCGTCAGGCCTTGAAAAAAGGATTGCGTGATGGAACCTTGACGATTTTAGCAACCGATCATGCCCCACATACTACGGAAGAAAAAGCACGTGAATATGCCTACACGCCTTTTGGTATCTCTGGCTTAGAAACAGCCTGGCCCATATACTGGCGTGAGTTAATAGAAGATAAAGTTCTAACGGTAAACGAAATGGTAGCCGCATTAACAGTTCATCCAGCAGCGCGGTGCAACCTTCCGGGTGGCACTTTAGCAGTCGGCGCACCTGCCGATATAACAATCATTGATCCCCAGAGAGAAGAAACTGTCACCCTTGACGGTTGGGCTTCCCAAGGAAAAAACACACCTTTTCTTGGGTGGAAGCTTCGCTCTTGGCCCATCTACACTCTTGTTGGTGGGCGCATTGTGATGAAGAATCGAGAAATTGTTGACGAATTGTAG
- a CDS encoding PFL family protein: MPMTIANDEILETIRMVQMENLDIRTITMGISLRDCTRISADTTAQAIYDKITKKAENLVQAGEEIEKEYGIPIINKRISVTPIAIVAESCSEGDYLKIVKALDRAAIEVGVNFIGGYSALVHKGKTVGDEKLIQSLPEALSITERVCASINIATTKAGINMDAVAQMGRIIKETAEATAQRDGIGCAKLVVFCNVPEDNPFMAGAFHGIGEPESVINVGVSGPGVVLNAVRKKPGCDFGALATTIKHTAFKITRMGELVGRAASAKLGVPFGIIDLSLAPTPAIGDSVADILEAMGLERCGTHGTTAALALLNDAVKKGGAMASSHVGGLSGAFIPVSEDAGMIAAVEVGALSIDKLEAMTCVCSVGLDMIAVPGDTAPETISAIIADEAAIGMINRKTTAVRIIPVPGKKVGDHVEFGGLLGHAPVMEVHPFSAASFIGRGGRIPAPLQALNN; this comes from the coding sequence ATGCCGATGACTATCGCCAATGATGAAATTTTGGAAACCATTCGAATGGTACAGATGGAAAACCTTGATATCCGAACAATTACCATGGGAATTTCTTTGAGGGACTGCACTCGTATCAGTGCTGATACTACAGCCCAGGCTATCTATGATAAGATTACGAAAAAAGCCGAAAATCTTGTTCAAGCAGGAGAAGAAATCGAAAAAGAATACGGTATTCCTATTATAAACAAAAGAATTTCTGTAACTCCTATCGCCATTGTTGCAGAAAGTTGTAGCGAAGGAGATTATCTAAAAATTGTTAAGGCTCTTGACCGAGCTGCGATTGAAGTCGGCGTCAACTTTATTGGTGGATATTCTGCCTTGGTTCACAAAGGAAAGACCGTCGGCGATGAAAAGCTCATTCAATCGTTACCAGAAGCTTTAAGTATTACAGAGCGGGTATGTGCTTCTATCAATATTGCCACGACCAAAGCAGGCATCAATATGGATGCAGTGGCTCAAATGGGAAGAATTATTAAAGAAACGGCAGAAGCAACAGCGCAACGTGACGGAATTGGATGCGCCAAGCTTGTTGTTTTTTGTAATGTTCCAGAAGACAATCCCTTTATGGCCGGTGCTTTCCATGGGATTGGAGAGCCTGAGTCTGTCATTAACGTAGGTGTAAGCGGTCCCGGTGTGGTATTAAATGCTGTTCGGAAAAAGCCGGGCTGTGATTTTGGAGCGCTGGCTACAACGATCAAACATACAGCATTTAAGATTACTCGTATGGGAGAGTTAGTTGGACGTGCTGCCTCTGCAAAGTTAGGTGTGCCTTTTGGGATTATTGATCTTTCTTTAGCTCCAACACCAGCCATTGGTGATAGTGTGGCAGATATTCTGGAAGCCATGGGATTGGAACGTTGCGGTACCCATGGAACAACAGCAGCCCTAGCACTCCTGAATGACGCCGTAAAAAAAGGCGGCGCTATGGCATCTTCCCATGTTGGTGGTCTATCGGGCGCATTTATTCCTGTTAGTGAAGACGCTGGCATGATTGCAGCTGTAGAAGTCGGTGCATTGAGCATCGACAAGCTAGAAGCGATGACCTGTGTGTGCTCTGTCGGTTTAGATATGATTGCAGTACCTGGTGATACAGCACCTGAAACCATCAGTGCAATTATTGCGGATGAAGCAGCCATTGGCATGATTAATCGCAAGACCACTGCCGTTCGTATCATTCCCGTTCCTGGCAAAAAAGTAGGGGACCATGTAGAGTTTGGTGGATTGCTCGGACATGCGCCTGTAATGGAAGTACATCCTTTTAGTGCTGCTTCTTTCATTGGTCGTGGAGGTCGAATTCCGGCTCCCCTACAGGCTTTAAATAACTAA
- a CDS encoding aspartate carbamoyltransferase catalytic subunit gives MSLQRKDLLGLRGMSAQEITHILDTALPMRDVIQRDIKKVPTLRGKTVVCLFYEASTRTRTSFELAGKYMSADTINISASTSSVVKGESLIDTGKTIDAMGADIIVIRHGASGAPAMLGKHVKARIINAGDGAHEHPTQGLLDMLTIRERKGKLEGLTVTILGDILHSRVARSNIWGLTTMGAKVRVCGPATLLPPEIESLGVKAYTSVEEALEGADVVNVLRMQLERQQKGLFPTIREYARLYALNQERLKRCKSDVLVLHPGPMNRGIEIANDVADADFAAIEEQVTNGVAVRMAILYLMMGGGAAHGSVH, from the coding sequence ATGAGCTTGCAACGGAAAGATCTACTCGGCTTACGAGGCATGAGTGCCCAAGAAATCACCCATATTTTAGACACAGCACTACCAATGAGAGATGTAATTCAAAGAGATATTAAAAAAGTACCGACCTTACGGGGTAAAACGGTCGTCTGTTTGTTCTATGAAGCTTCGACACGTACGCGCACGTCCTTTGAGCTAGCAGGCAAATACATGAGTGCAGACACAATCAACATTTCTGCCTCAACTTCCTCTGTCGTCAAAGGAGAGTCTTTGATTGACACAGGAAAAACCATCGATGCCATGGGCGCGGACATTATTGTGATCCGCCATGGTGCTTCTGGGGCACCGGCTATGCTAGGAAAGCATGTAAAAGCACGTATTATTAACGCTGGAGATGGTGCTCATGAACATCCCACGCAAGGGCTTCTAGATATGTTAACGATACGAGAAAGAAAAGGAAAGCTAGAAGGGCTTACCGTTACGATTCTCGGCGATATTTTACACTCACGAGTGGCACGCTCTAATATCTGGGGTTTAACAACAATGGGTGCGAAAGTTCGTGTCTGTGGACCTGCCACACTATTGCCACCGGAAATCGAGTCACTCGGCGTAAAAGCCTATACATCGGTAGAAGAAGCCTTAGAAGGTGCCGACGTAGTCAACGTGTTGCGGATGCAATTGGAGAGACAGCAAAAAGGCCTCTTCCCGACGATCCGAGAATATGCTCGACTTTATGCTTTGAATCAAGAACGACTTAAGCGCTGCAAATCCGATGTACTCGTACTGCATCCTGGACCGATGAACCGAGGCATTGAAATTGCCAACGATGTAGCGGACGCTGACTTTGCAGCCATTGAAGAACAAGTCACCAACGGAGTGGCTGTACGGATGGCCATTTTGTACTTGATGATGGGAGGAGGCGCTGCCCATGGCTCTGTACATTAA
- the carA gene encoding glutamine-hydrolyzing carbamoyl-phosphate synthase small subunit, producing the protein MKGYLLLEDGSIWEGKAFGATGQQTGEVVFNTSMTGYQEVLTDPSYCGQIVVMTYPLIGNYGVNKDDFQSKKPSLRGFIVKEWAQEPSNWRCEQPIDSYLRQEGIVALAEIDTRALTRKIRSHGALKGIIVSGQEELNIPALLEQIKGSPAISEQSLVEEVTTKEVYTLKGDGPRVLVMDFGAKQSIISSLYERGCEVVVVPATTSVEDIKALDPDAIMLSNGPGDPMAVPYAIETVRQLIGYKPIFAICLGHQILALSSGAKSYKLPFGHRGGNQPVKDLSTGRIYITSQNHGYVIDQDTLPEYVEVTHINMNDKSVEGIRFKNAPAFSVQYHPEAGPGPGDCNMLFDQFITMIDENRERKA; encoded by the coding sequence TTGAAAGGATACTTACTATTAGAAGATGGTTCTATCTGGGAAGGGAAAGCATTCGGAGCAACAGGACAGCAAACCGGTGAAGTCGTCTTCAATACTTCGATGACAGGATACCAGGAAGTGCTCACCGATCCTTCCTACTGTGGTCAAATTGTCGTGATGACTTATCCTTTGATTGGAAACTACGGTGTTAACAAAGATGACTTTCAGTCAAAGAAGCCTTCCTTACGTGGCTTCATCGTAAAAGAGTGGGCCCAAGAACCTTCTAACTGGAGATGTGAACAGCCTATCGATAGCTACTTGCGTCAGGAAGGGATTGTTGCTCTTGCTGAGATTGACACAAGAGCCTTAACTCGTAAAATTCGCAGTCATGGTGCACTGAAAGGTATCATTGTAAGCGGCCAAGAAGAGCTTAACATTCCTGCTCTTTTAGAACAAATAAAAGGTTCCCCCGCTATTTCTGAACAATCACTCGTTGAAGAAGTGACGACAAAAGAAGTCTATACCTTAAAGGGTGATGGCCCTCGTGTCCTAGTTATGGATTTTGGTGCCAAGCAAAGTATCATTTCTTCTCTTTACGAGCGCGGTTGTGAAGTTGTTGTAGTGCCAGCTACCACGTCAGTTGAAGACATAAAAGCATTGGACCCCGATGCAATTATGCTTTCCAACGGGCCGGGAGACCCTATGGCTGTTCCCTATGCCATTGAAACAGTTCGTCAGCTCATTGGATACAAACCCATCTTTGCCATCTGCTTAGGACACCAGATCTTAGCTCTTTCATCGGGTGCCAAAAGCTACAAGTTACCTTTTGGCCATCGTGGTGGTAACCAGCCCGTTAAAGATTTATCAACAGGCCGCATCTATATTACAAGTCAAAACCACGGCTATGTGATTGATCAAGATACACTGCCTGAATACGTAGAAGTGACTCATATTAACATGAATGATAAATCCGTAGAAGGAATTCGCTTTAAGAATGCACCTGCTTTTTCAGTTCAATATCACCCTGAAGCAGGACCAGGACCCGGAGATTGCAACATGCTTTTTGATCAGTTCATAACAATGATTGACGAGAATCGTGAAAGGAAGGCCTAG
- a CDS encoding ACT domain-containing protein, protein MTAKKDNRVIVTVIGQDKVGIIAAVATILAEAHANILDISQTIMQEEFFAMIMVVDLEEARVSYDQLKSTLDEKGKSLGVQIMAQHEDVFKFMHRI, encoded by the coding sequence ATGACAGCGAAAAAAGACAATCGCGTTATTGTTACTGTAATCGGACAAGATAAAGTGGGAATTATTGCTGCTGTAGCTACTATTTTAGCAGAAGCCCATGCCAATATCTTGGATATTAGTCAAACGATTATGCAAGAAGAGTTTTTTGCCATGATCATGGTTGTTGATCTCGAAGAGGCCCGAGTTTCCTATGATCAACTTAAAAGTACCTTGGATGAAAAAGGAAAGAGTCTGGGCGTTCAAATCATGGCCCAACATGAAGATGTCTTTAAATTCATGCATCGTATTTAA
- a CDS encoding DUF5665 domain-containing protein — MKEEKKKPENPQLLEKVSQKIDDMAVDLEKLKVAEYIEMLNNPRRLLFLNFLAGIARGLGMAIGFTILGAIVLIILRELVVLNLPLVGGFIAEVVRMVQTQMGMQ; from the coding sequence ATGAAAGAGGAGAAAAAGAAGCCAGAAAATCCGCAGCTGCTGGAAAAAGTATCTCAAAAGATCGATGACATGGCTGTGGACTTGGAAAAATTAAAAGTGGCTGAATATATAGAAATGCTGAATAATCCCAGACGGCTGCTTTTTCTTAACTTTTTAGCAGGTATTGCTAGAGGCCTTGGGATGGCTATCGGCTTTACCATCTTAGGTGCTATTGTCTTGATCATTTTGAGAGAACTGGTTGTCCTGAATCTTCCTCTAGTAGGTGGTTTTATCGCTGAAGTGGTGCGAATGGTGCAGACGCAAATGGGCATGCAATAA
- a CDS encoding RluA family pseudouridine synthase: MIDENNWLPDEIEGEVLQIEVTPEEAGSRLDLWLFQKGIAPSRSHGQIWIRDERVTLHGKALKANYKVRSGDQIQVSKSFPQPVAIGPEDIPISIVHEDEDVVVINKPAGLVVHPAEGHHSGTLVNALLYHIKDLSGINGEIRPGIVHRIDKDTSGLLVVAKNDKAHIDLANQVKEHRVQRDYLALVHGIVPAETGRIDAPIGRDPQDRQKMAVISTGKAAVTHFVVKERFPVDAGFSLLQCSLETGRTHQIRVHLAYMGHPVAGDPKYGPRKSAFNLKGQALHAWRLQFQHPRSQEMMTFEAEAPEVLLKLLGKLRQKD; the protein is encoded by the coding sequence GTGATAGATGAAAACAACTGGTTACCTGATGAAATAGAAGGCGAAGTCCTTCAAATAGAAGTCACGCCAGAGGAAGCAGGAAGCCGTCTCGATCTCTGGCTTTTTCAAAAAGGCATTGCGCCTTCACGTTCTCATGGACAGATTTGGATACGAGATGAAAGAGTTACTCTCCATGGCAAAGCGCTAAAGGCCAACTATAAAGTGAGATCAGGCGATCAAATTCAAGTTAGCAAATCTTTTCCACAACCCGTTGCCATTGGTCCGGAAGATATTCCAATTTCAATCGTCCATGAAGACGAAGATGTTGTTGTAATCAACAAACCAGCCGGTCTCGTTGTTCATCCTGCAGAAGGTCATCATAGTGGAACACTGGTCAATGCTTTGCTTTACCACATCAAAGACTTATCAGGCATTAATGGCGAGATTCGACCCGGCATCGTTCATCGCATAGACAAAGATACGTCGGGATTGTTGGTGGTTGCTAAAAATGATAAGGCCCATATCGATCTGGCCAACCAGGTCAAAGAACATCGTGTTCAAAGAGATTATCTAGCTTTAGTCCATGGAATCGTACCTGCTGAGACGGGTCGTATTGACGCCCCCATTGGTCGTGATCCCCAAGATCGACAAAAGATGGCAGTGATATCAACGGGGAAAGCAGCGGTGACACACTTTGTTGTCAAAGAGCGATTTCCTGTAGATGCTGGCTTTAGTCTCCTACAGTGTTCTTTAGAAACAGGCCGAACACATCAGATTCGTGTTCACCTCGCCTACATGGGTCACCCTGTTGCAGGTGATCCCAAATACGGCCCCCGCAAAAGCGCTTTTAACTTAAAGGGGCAAGCCTTACATGCTTGGCGACTTCAATTTCAACATCCGCGCAGTCAAGAAATGATGACTTTTGAAGCGGAAGCACCAGAAGTACTTCTAAAACTTTTGGGCAAACTAAGACAAAAGGATTGA